In Sphaeramia orbicularis chromosome 1, fSphaOr1.1, whole genome shotgun sequence, a genomic segment contains:
- the cdk2ap2 gene encoding cyclin-dependent kinase 2-associated protein 2, with amino-acid sequence MSYKPIAPAPSGSNHTPPGSSVPSPSLPSSSNFRPAFSDFGPPSMGFVQPVKVSQGSTYSELLSVIEEMSREIRPTYAGSKSAMERLKRGIIHARALVRECLAETERSART; translated from the exons ATGAGTTACAAACCGATTGCTCCTGCGCCATCTGGCTCCAACCACACTCCTCCAG GCTCTTCTGTGCCATCTCCATCTCTGCCCTCATCATCCAATTTTAGGCCTGCTTTTAGTGACTTTGGTCCACCATCTATGGGCTTTGTTCAG CCTGTCAAAGTGTCTCAAGGGTCCACCTACAGTGAGCTTCTGTCTGTAATTGAAGAGATGAGTCGGGAAATCCGGCCAACATATGCTGGAAGCAAAAGTGCAATGGAGAGGCTAAAGAGAG GTATCATTCATGCCCGTGCACTGGTCAGAGAGTGTCTTGCAGAGACGGAGCGAAGCGCTCGCACGTAA
- the aip gene encoding AH receptor-interacting protein, with protein sequence MEEEARRLLEEGISKKLISPGKGELSTFPDGTKVVFHYRTSLCDGTVLDDSRTMGNRSKPMELILGKKFKLAVWETVIITMRQGEIAEFTCDTKHTALYPLVSQSLRNISAGKDPLEGQRHCCGIAQIHSHHSLGHKDLDQLQANPQPLVFSIELLEVLPPGSFQLDVWAMTDEEKLQFVPQIHEEGNRLFKQGNITEAAEKYYNGIACIKNLQMKEHPGDGSWVKLDMMITPLLLNYCQCKLLLGQYYEVIEHCSSLIFKYEDNIKAYYKRAKAHAAVWNESEARADFAKVLELDPSLGPCVAKELRTMEDKLRSKGKEEKGRYKGLFNYNEPSATATTG encoded by the exons ATGGAGGAAGAAGCACGCAGGCTGCTCGAAGAAGGAATAAGCAAAAAACTGATCAGTCCTGGTAAAGGAGAGCTATCGACTTTCCCTGATGGAACCAAG GTGGTGTTTCACTACCGCACCAGCTTGTGTGATGGGACAGTGCTGGATGACTCCAGAACCATGGGGAACCgcagtaaacccatggagctcATCCTGGGCAAGAAGTTCAAGTTAGCCGTCTGGGAGACAGTCATCATCACCATGAGACAAGGCGAAATAGCAGAATTTACGTGTGACACAAAG CACACAGCATTGTATCCTCTGGTGTCCCAGTCCCTGAGGAACATCAGTGCTGGTAAGGACCCCCTAGAAGGCCAGAGGCACTGCTGTGGCATTGCACAGATCCACTCCCACCACTCTCTAGGGCACAAAGATCTTGATCAGCTTCAGGCCAATCCACAGCCTCTGGTCTTCTCTATCGAGTTGTTGGAG GTGCTGCCTCCAGGTTCATTCCAGCTCGATGTGTGGGCTATGACAGATGAAGAGAAACTCCAGTTTGTGCCTCAGATCCATGAGGAAGGCAACCGGCTATTCAAACAAGGCAATATTACAGAGGCTGCAGAGAAATACTACAATGGAATTGCCTGTATTAAAAATCTACAGATGAAG GAGCATCCTGGAGATGGAAGCTGGGTTAAATTAGACATGATGATTACACCTCTTCTTCTCAACTACTGCCAGTGCAAGTTATTGCTTGGCCAGTACTATGAAGTCATTGAACACTGCTCATCCTTGATCTTCAAATATGAAG ACAACATAAAGGCCTACTACAAGCGGGCGAAGGCCCACGCCGCAGTGTGGAATGAGAGTGAGGCCCGTGCAGACTTTGCTAAGGTGTTGGAACTGGACCCCTCACTGGGACCATGTGTGGCCAAGGAGCTGCGGACCATGGAGGACAAGCTCCGCTCTAAGGGGAAGGAGGAAAAGGGTCGCTACAAAGGCCTATTCAACTACAATGAACCATCAGCTACTGCCACAACT ggttga
- the tmem134 gene encoding transmembrane protein 134 encodes MATQFSIDDAFVLEGDEEGAVSDGEMEGWKAREKDREGGEMTFGPLTFSKPQTHPSPAAAASSPEHSNLKYQNLENEDAVGNNGNSSFNNFFKISDPSTLSYCSSQWSFSTLSSVTQLSAHCCGWVSHPLIKTNRKVVLASFLLLITGVALIFTGVVIQLNPNAGVSSAIFFVPGFLLFIPGVYHVIYISCAVRGRRGFKLFYLPYFEK; translated from the exons ATGGCAACGCAGTTCAGCATTGATGATGCCTTTGTGTTGGAGGGCGATGAAGAGGGAGCTGTGTCTGATGGAGAGATGGAGGGATGGAAGGCCAGGGAAAAGgacagagaaggaggagagaTGACATTTGGTCCTCTAACCTTCTCTAAACCTCAGACTCATCCctcacctgctgctgctgctagttCTCCAGAGCACAGCAACCTGAAGTATCAG AATCTGGAAAATGAAGATGCCGTAGGCAACAATGGAAATTCATCTTTCAATAACTTCTTCAAGATCAG CGATCCTTCAACTCTGTCTTACTGCAGCTCTCAGTGGTCATTCAGCACGCTGAGTTCTGTCACACAGCTTTCTGCACACTGTTGCGG GTGGGTGTCCCACCCACTGATCAAGACAAACAGAAAAGTTGTTCTTGCCTCATTCCTTCTCCTCATCACTGGAGTTG CTCTTATTTTCACAGGTGTTGTCATACAGCTAAATCCAAATGCAG GTGTTTCAAGTGCTATTTTCTTTGTTCCTGGATTCCTCCTCTTTATtcctggag tgtatcatGTGATATACATCAGCTGTGCTGTCCGTGGAAGAAGAGGCTTCAAGTTATTCTACCTGCCTTATTTTGAAAAATGA
- the serping1 gene encoding plasma protease C1 inhibitor — protein sequence MSKQALLCLLLQLLFEICSSTHLQVVSGSTLELPCLMSETDLIEGPIAWKYNGNDIIPSQSSGSLRLKKNGLYLAISPVTFIHEGEYVCLVKDNNMEMGTTYNITVEAFFDYTIKVNSGSAVRLPCHVPSSQVNANALWFKDEGNGRRTQLIPVGESISDDRKLELLYPFDRDHTIILSEPVVEDTGIYHCESAEGKKFSTVNLIVEAAPTPAPHTCQGFTTAWEDCQDENSRLGQLILQESLTEFSMRLYSYLREVNPSNNLLFSPISIAGALSHLLLGARGDTRKAIQRAVCLPHDFHCIHFQMKKLREKLSSSLKMSSQIYYNPGMNLSESFINQSVQFYEAEPVKLLNSSEENTQMINSWAANMTHNKITHLVDSVPPHTQLMLLNAVFFNGMWKTMFDKTNVKGYFSKLNGDMVTVPVLRSQNYLTPMAFVAELRAQVARFALSGDCSLYILLPRSSSATDLQQLEERMTDGAVRQMIEQINATSPQPIEVTLPQIKMDLKADMNILIKKLGLSTLFEGANLCGLYPEDSLVLDDARHRAFLALNEKGVEAGAVTSLSFSRSFLSFSAMRPFILLLWSDQGNLPLFIGRVTDP from the exons ATGAGTAAGCAGGCCCTGCTTTGCCTCTTGCTGCAGCTCCTTTTTGAG ATTTGTTCCAGCACACATCTCCAGGTTGTGTCTGGATCCACTCTGGAGCTGCCTTGTCTCATGTCTGAAACAGACTTAATCGAAGGACCCATAGCCTGGAAATACAATG GTAACGATATAATTCCCTCTCAGTCCAGTGGCTCTCTTCGACTGAAGAAGAATGGCTTGTATCTCGCTATATCCCCTGTAACTTTCATCCACGAAGGTGAGTATGTATGCTTGGTAAAGGACAACAACATGGAAATGGGAACGACTTACAACATAACTGTTGAAG CATTCTTTGACTATACCATTAAAGTGAACAGTGGCTCTGCAGTTCGCCTTCCCTGCCATGTCCCATCTAGCCAAGTTAATGCCAATGCACTTTGGTTCAAAGATGAAGGAAATGGCAGAAGGACACAGCTGATTCCTGTAGGGGAATCAATAAGTGATGATAGGAAACTGGAGCTGCTTTATCCATTTGACAGAGATCACACCATCATACTTAGCGAGCCTGTCGTGGAAGACACTGGAATTTACCATTGTGAATCAGCTGAAGGAAAGAAGTTCAGCACTGTTAATCTTATCGTTGAAG CTGCTCCAACTCCAGCTCCTCACACATGCCAGGGCTTCACCACAGCATGGGAAGACTGTCAGGATGAAAACAGTCGCCTAGGGCAGCTCATACTGCAGGAATCCCTGACAGAGTTTTCCATGAGGCTGTATTCATACCTCAGGGAAGTAAATCCTTCCAACAATCTGCTCTTCTCCCCCATCAGCATCGCAGGGGCACTATCCCATTTGTTACTTG GAGCGAGAGGTGACACCCGCAAAGCCATTCAGCGTGCGGTCTGTTTGCCTCATGACTTCCACTGTATTCACTTTCAGATGAAGAAACTGAGAGAAAAATTGTCTAGCTCTTTGAAGATGTCTTCTCAGATCTATTATAACCCAG GAATGAATCTCAGTGAGTCTTTTATAAACCAGTCAGTACAGTTTTATGAAGCAGAGCCTGTCAAATTACTGAATAGCAGTGAGGAAAACACTCAGATGATCAACAGCTGGGCGGCAAATATGACACATAATAAAATCACACATTTGGTGGACTCTGTACCTCCTCATACCCAGCTGATGCTACTCAATGCTGTCTTCTTCAATG GCATGTGGAAAACCATGTTTGATAAGACAAACGTGAAAGGGTATTTTTCAAAACTCAATGGTGATATGGTAACGGTGCCTGTCCTCCGAAGCCAGAATTACCTGACACCTATGGCGTTTGTTGCTGAGCTGAGAgcacag GTGGCAAGGTTTGCTCTCTCAGGTGACTGCAGTCTTTACATCCTGCTGCCTCGCTCCAGTTCAGCAACTGACCTCCAACAGCTGGAGGAGAGGATGACAGACGGAGCTGTGCGTCAGATGATAGAGCAAATAAATGCAACATCCCCTCAACCTATTGAGGTCACACTGCCCCAAATAAAAATGGATCTTAAAGCAGACATGAACATTCTTATCAAGAAATTAG GATTGTCAACACTCTTTGAAGGTGCCAACCTATGTGGTCTCTACCCTGAAGACAGCCTGGTTCTGGACGATGCCCGACACCGAGCCTTTCTTGCACTGAATGAGAAAGGGGTGGAGGCTGGAGCCGTCACCAGCTTGTCCTTCTCACGCTCCTTCCTTTCCTTCTCTGCTATGCGTCCTTTCATCTTGCTGCTGTGGAGCGACCAGGGCAATTTGCCCCTCTTTATTGGCCGAGTGACCGACCCATAA